A genome region from Nitrospirota bacterium includes the following:
- a CDS encoding GlsB/YeaQ/YmgE family stress response membrane protein: MDWTALNTTLEFLVFALVVGVIAKVLMPGKDPGQLIGTTVIGIGGGVIGGCLGGQVGLTGDSDIVAFVTAIIGALMLLMLYRWLTT, translated from the coding sequence ATGGATTGGACGGCGCTTAATACTACCCTCGAATTTCTGGTGTTTGCGCTCGTCGTGGGCGTCATCGCCAAAGTGCTGATGCCCGGAAAGGATCCGGGTCAGTTGATCGGGACGACGGTGATCGGGATCGGAGGCGGCGTGATCGGCGGCTGTCTTGGAGGCCAAGTGGGTCTCACCGGGGATTCCGATATCGTCGCGTTTGTAACCGCCATCATCGGGGCGCTCATGCTACTGATGCTCTATCGCTGGCTAACAACCTGA
- a CDS encoding DUF3365 domain-containing protein yields MRRMLCAATLILVASSLIPRLSHASDLPGIPPETVANYIHAIIEADRTFYTIHVVERLQRSGGATAAENWRAEKNVLPLPAQFLLDSSDLAMKTGLKVRYRLISLWPISVTNGPYNESEKKGLEAVHQNPERPATNTVKNGDQTYFQAIYADRAVSQACIGCHNAHPRSPKRDFKMNEIMGGLVIEIPLDR; encoded by the coding sequence ATGCGTAGAATGCTCTGTGCCGCTACCCTGATCCTCGTCGCAAGTTCACTCATTCCTCGTCTCTCGCACGCGTCAGACCTGCCCGGCATCCCGCCAGAGACCGTGGCAAACTATATCCACGCGATTATTGAAGCCGACCGAACCTTCTACACGATTCATGTCGTCGAGCGGCTGCAGCGAAGCGGGGGCGCCACCGCCGCCGAAAACTGGCGCGCCGAAAAAAATGTGCTGCCGCTGCCCGCGCAGTTCCTCCTCGACTCCAGCGATCTGGCGATGAAGACCGGCTTAAAGGTCCGCTACCGGCTGATCAGCCTCTGGCCGATTAGTGTCACCAACGGCCCGTACAACGAATCTGAAAAGAAAGGGCTGGAAGCCGTTCACCAAAATCCCGAACGGCCGGCGACGAACACGGTGAAGAATGGCGATCAAACGTATTTTCAAGCCATCTATGCGGATCGCGCGGTCAGCCAGGCCTGTATCGGCTGCCACAACGCGCATCCCAGAAGCCCGAAACGCGACTTCAAGATGAACGAGATCATGGGCGGATTGGTGATCGAGATTCCACTGGACCGATAG
- a CDS encoding tetratricopeptide repeat protein, protein MRHFLPTLLLVLACATNAGAAAIVTADSIEEAEFTYDRGEYTRAARLFTPLAEQGVASAQFYLGLMHEKGRGLKQDYRTALMWFRKAAAQGYAGPQNNIGLLYEKGRGVREDLVRALMWYHVAVAMLSGDEGKTAMKRRDYLTSHMTAAQIEQAQEMAQRCQQSHFKQCD, encoded by the coding sequence ATGCGGCATTTTCTCCCTACACTACTCTTGGTTCTGGCCTGTGCAACAAATGCAGGCGCAGCGGCCATTGTGACGGCAGACTCCATTGAGGAAGCGGAATTTACGTATGATCGCGGGGAATACACAAGGGCGGCCCGCCTCTTCACCCCCCTTGCGGAACAAGGAGTGGCATCGGCCCAGTTCTATCTGGGGCTGATGCATGAAAAGGGACGGGGCCTCAAGCAGGATTACCGAACGGCACTGATGTGGTTTCGCAAGGCGGCGGCGCAGGGTTACGCTGGTCCGCAGAATAATATTGGCCTGTTGTATGAGAAAGGACGGGGCGTCCGGGAAGATCTCGTTCGCGCGCTCATGTGGTACCACGTCGCTGTCGCCATGTTGAGTGGCGATGAGGGAAAAACAGCCATGAAGCGCCGAGACTATCTGACGTCACACATGACTGCCGCGCAGATCGAGCAGGCGCAAGAGATGGCACAGCGCTGTCAGCAGTCGCATTTCAAGCAATGCGACTAG
- a CDS encoding phytanoyl-CoA dioxygenase family protein has translation MNIIISDQERRNGTLSIENTQLGVMLLHARGYVVLKGAVPESLVTELHSRFKTMYKDNMQRLHAERHRTEFIGEGEHGHSVFWEKKSRIRIFPKLRGPFASPLVVRNSFAESILEETLGADYYCKFVSSDTCAKGAIKQAPHRDIDFYDEDTVRGCYVNIALMHCGLHNGPTEVWPGGSHLWRSDKFFKFNLHPFTQDDINPAVEAFASHLPSKKIELQPGDLLIRDPGMWHRGTPNQTDEPRTMLTIGYFRKDYYFEYGDPFFNIDEDIYKELDPSVQKLFEPFFQMADWRYWKLRQSQTVRRLTGKRYLGAPLRIGLRWLAG, from the coding sequence TTGAACATCATCATTTCTGATCAAGAGCGTCGCAACGGGACGCTCTCCATCGAGAATACCCAGCTGGGGGTCATGCTGCTACATGCCCGGGGCTATGTCGTGCTCAAAGGCGCAGTACCTGAATCCCTGGTGACGGAGCTTCATTCACGTTTCAAGACCATGTACAAAGACAATATGCAGCGCCTTCATGCGGAGCGGCACCGCACTGAATTCATCGGCGAGGGTGAACATGGGCACAGCGTGTTTTGGGAGAAGAAGTCCCGCATTCGAATTTTCCCCAAGCTCAGAGGCCCGTTTGCGAGCCCTCTCGTGGTCCGGAATTCGTTTGCGGAGTCTATTCTCGAGGAAACTTTGGGCGCAGACTATTATTGCAAATTTGTCTCGAGCGATACCTGCGCAAAAGGCGCGATAAAGCAGGCGCCTCATCGTGACATCGACTTTTACGATGAGGACACTGTGCGCGGATGCTACGTCAATATTGCACTCATGCATTGCGGGCTTCATAACGGCCCGACCGAGGTATGGCCGGGCGGCAGTCATCTGTGGCGCAGCGACAAATTTTTCAAGTTCAACCTTCACCCATTCACTCAGGATGACATCAACCCGGCGGTGGAAGCCTTCGCGAGCCACCTCCCTTCCAAAAAAATCGAGCTTCAACCGGGCGATCTTCTGATCCGCGATCCTGGCATGTGGCACCGCGGCACTCCCAACCAGACCGATGAGCCACGCACGATGTTGACCATTGGCTATTTTCGCAAGGATTACTACTTTGAGTACGGCGATCCGTTTTTTAATATCGATGAGGATATCTACAAGGAGCTGGACCCCTCGGTGCAGAAGTTATTCGAACCTTTTTTTCAAATGGCCGATTGGCGTTACTGGAAGCTGCGCCAGAGTCAAACCGTCCGTCGCTTAACGGGAAAGCGGTATCTTGGAGCGCCGCTTCGCATCGGGTTGCGCTGGTTGGCTGGATGA